One candidate division Zixibacteria bacterium HGW-Zixibacteria-1 genomic window, CAGAAAAACCGATCTGGCGGCCATCTCTGAAGAACAATTTATAAACCTGATGAGAATCTATAATAATACTCCGAGAAAATGTCTGGACTTTCAAACACCATCTGAAGTATTTTTAGAGCAATTGTTGCACTTCAAATGTGAATCCACCTTCCCGCCTTCGCGGGAATGACAAAATGGGTGCTGTAATGGCATCCCGGGCGTATTTCCCTTCCTTTGTAAGGATCTTCGACAATACGCCGCTACCCCATCAATATTACAATCACTTTGATGGTAAATGGGTCGCCGGGGGGTATTATAGAGGAGTGTCTAATTGAAAAATATGTTCTTACACGTCGTTGCGAGCGGAGAGATGCGCCAAAGGCGCAGATTGAAGCGTGGCAATCACGCCGCTTTTCACATAAAGGCCACAATTGTGGCGAAATGTAGCGAGATTGCCACGTCGCTCATCCTCGCCCGGTGGCTCGGCTTCACTCCTCGCAACAACGATCATCGTAGCGGCCGACCCGTGTGTCGGCCCGTCGCTTGGAGAATAGGACTACAAATGTTTAAAAACGCAAAAACAAAGCCAATTTCTTGTATGTGCATGGCGCATTGTTTATTATGGGGAATTATTAGTAAGAAAACCGACACGCAGAACATCAATTTGATGGTGATTTGGTCGGAGAATGCCGGATACAATTATTTGGTCAATGGGTGGCAGCCTCAAACATGTATCATGCGAAGCAATGATACATGTTTGGGGATGTTTCTTAAAAGCACCGCCCCAAACAAGTTTGGCGCGGCCACCCTTTTGAATTATATTGGAAATATTGTCGAAACCCCTTCGTCTCCGATGATAATCGGAGGCCGCGGGGATTTCGACCTACCCGACTTGTCTCTTATGGGGAATTTGGGAGTGTCAGGTCACACTCCGGCCGGGGCCGGAGCAAGACCTGAGACAACATTAACCGCTCATTGGATGAGTATAATTTCGTTCTTTGTCTGATCTACTTCTTCAAATGCGCGTCGAAGAATTCAACCATTTTGCGGTAGAATTCAAGGCGGTTCGACAGTTTGCTGATGCCATGACCTTCATCGGGGAAAATCAGCGAATCGACCACGCCGCCATTATCGATGACCGCCTGCATGATTTGCCGCGCTTCGCCGACCGGGACCCTGGGGTCATTTTCGCCATGCACGACGAGCAGCGGCGTTTTAATCTTAGAAGCTTTATGAATAGGGGAGATTGTCTTCAGGAACTCTTCATCTTCGAGCGGACCGTATTCGGATTCGCGCAGGCTGCGCCGATAGTCGCGGGTATTCTGGAGGAAGGTGACAAAATTGGCAATGCCGACCTGATCAATGGCCGCCGAAAAAAGATCGGGATACTCGGTGATGCAGGCCAGGACGGCATAACCGCCATAGCTGGCGCCCTTGATACCGATCATGCCTTTTTTGGTATAGCCTTTTTCAATCAGGTAATCGACGCCCGCTTTCATGTCCTTGATCGAATTAAGGCGGTTCTTATAATTGTCCATGTTAAGATATTCCAGACCATAACCGGACGAACCACGGACATTGGGCGTAAATATGCCATAGCCATTCTGCATCAGGTACGTGAAATGCCTTGAGAAAGTCGGCTGGTTCTGGCCTTCCGGGCCGCCATGGATATCGACAATAAACGGCAC contains:
- a CDS encoding IS30 family transposase, giving the protein RKTDLAAISEEQFINLMRIYNNTPRKCLDFQTPSEVFLEQLLHFKCESTFPPSRE